From Rutidosis leptorrhynchoides isolate AG116_Rl617_1_P2 chromosome 3, CSIRO_AGI_Rlap_v1, whole genome shotgun sequence, a single genomic window includes:
- the LOC139898472 gene encoding protein RALF-like 33: protein MFKSANILVICAAILTIHIFTLSFPAVDASGDHSLSWIPTTASGCRGSMAECIAEGGDLNINDNDDVDEFAMDSEINRRILATNKRYISYGALSRNNVPCSRRGASYYNCRRGAQANPYSRGCSTITRCRR from the coding sequence ATGTTTAAATCCGCAAATATTCTCGTGATTTGCGCTGCAATCCTTACCATTCACATCTTCACACTCTCATTCCCAGCCGTTGATGCGTCTGGGGACCACTCTCTCTCCTGGATTCCGACCACCGCTTCCGGCTGCCGTGGATCTATGGCCGAATGTATAGCTGAAGGTGGAGATCTGAACATAAACGACAATGATGACGTGGATGAGTTTGCAATGGACAGTGAAATTAACAGGCGTATTTTAGCAACTAACAAGCGTTACATCAGTTACGGTGCGCTTAGTAGAAACAATGTTCCGTGTTCGAGACGTGGCGCGTCGTACTACAACTGCCGACGTGGCGCTCAAGCTAACCCTTACTCACGTGGTTGTAGCACAATCACTCGTTGCCGTCGATAA